TAATTTATTGAACTCTTCATTCTGACCAATCTTTTCCAACGGAAACTCTTTGCTAAGAGTCTCTCTTCCTTGGTAATACTCTACCCTTACTATCCTCTTTCCTCTCTTTACTTTCAATTCCTTAGGAGAATCAATCAATTTAATCTCTCCATCAACAATAAATGCAACCCTATCACACAACTTATCGGCTACAGTCATATTATGGGTAGTTAAAAAGATGGTCTTTCCTTCTTTCTTCTTCTCCAATATAATCTCTTTTATTTTCTTAGCATTCACAGGGTCCAATCCTGAAGTAGGTTCATCTAAGAAGATAAGCTCTGGTTGATGAATAAAGGCTCTAGCAAAATTAAGTCTCATCTTCATCCCTTTAGAAAAATCTGCTACCTTAATATCAGCCTTATCACCTAATCCAACCATCTCCAATAATTCCATTAAGTCTGCTTTCTTACCAGTATATAATGAACTAATAAACTTTAAGTTTTCTTTAGCAGTCAACTTATTATATAAATTAGGTAATTCAAAGGAGATACCTATCTGCTCATAATAATCTTTTCCCCAATCTCTTATCTCCTGATTCATCACCTTAACTTTACCTTGGTAATCCTTCAATAAGCCGATAATAATCTTCTGCGTTGTACTCTTCCCAGCCCCACTTGGTCCTAAGAAACCAAATATCTCCCCTTTACCTACATTAAAATCAATACCTTTAATCGTCTCTTCAGAGTTATTTGAATAAGTGAAATGCAAATTTTTAACCTCTATCATTTTTCTACCTCCTTATATTTAAAATCAATTAACATAATATTTATTTGATCATTTAATGATAAAGACTAGTTCCTCTTCACAGTTAATCCTTCAGTCACAAGGTCAATCAATAAATCCATAGTTTCAGGATAGATCTCTTCACCTATCTCTTTTTTATGCAAACTAATAGAGATAACTGCTCTGATTACATTAATTATAATCTCCGGATCTTCTTCTATTAATCCTCCTTGTTCTTGCCACATCTCTATTACTGGAATAAGTGCCTTAACTGATA
The genomic region above belongs to Orenia metallireducens and contains:
- a CDS encoding ABC transporter ATP-binding protein, coding for MIEVKNLHFTYSNNSEETIKGIDFNVGKGEIFGFLGPSGAGKSTTQKIIIGLLKDYQGKVKVMNQEIRDWGKDYYEQIGISFELPNLYNKLTAKENLKFISSLYTGKKADLMELLEMVGLGDKADIKVADFSKGMKMRLNFARAFIHQPELIFLDEPTSGLDPVNAKKIKEIILEKKKEGKTIFLTTHNMTVADKLCDRVAFIVDGEIKLIDSPKELKVKRGKRIVRVEYYQGRETLSKEFPLEKIGQNEEFNKLLNSKEIKTIHTQEATLEDIFIEATGRNLL